Proteins encoded in a region of the Oscarella lobularis chromosome 17, ooOscLobu1.1, whole genome shotgun sequence genome:
- the LOC136197441 gene encoding arginine-hydroxylase NDUFAF5, mitochondrial-like, with product MLRSKSKFHVSMLYRWLSAQSSVNIFDRRAKRWQKNRAAASPNASTYDYLKDEVAYRLVDRLGDVSRAFPLALDLGSGRGHVAKFADSDSIGLLVQTDMAEEALKNVTCATTTTKIQADEESIPFRTNSFDLVTSCLALHWVNDLPGTFQQILNLLREDGVFIGALFAVDTLFELRCAFQLAEEAMRGGVAARVSPFTDMQDVGSLLSRAGFVMTTIDVDEIVVNYPTMRALMKDLQCMGESNAAWTRSNYISKSVLREAETIYKSMYGIEEDGSSIPATYRVLHMIGWKPGGNQWQAAERGSGTVSLKDVLEK from the coding sequence ATGCTACgctcaaaatcaaaattccaCGTCTCCATGTTGTACCGATGGCTATCGGCGCAAAGTTCGGTGAATATTTTCGACCGGCGAGCGAAGCGATGGCAAAAGAATCGCGCCGCAGCGTCTCCGAACGCTTCGACGTACGATTATCTCAAAGACGAGGTCGCctatcgtctcgtcgaccgTCTCGGAGACGTATCGCGAGCGTTTCCTCTCGCTTTGGATCTGGGCAGTGGTCGAGGTCACGTGGCTAAATTCGCGGATTCCGATTCGATAGGATTACTAGTACAAACCGATATGGCCGAAGAAGCGCTGAAGAACGTAACGTgcgctacgacgacgacgaaaattcaAGCTGACGAAGAATCGATTCCATTTCGTACAAATTCATTTGATTTGGTGACGAGCTGCTTGGCATTGCATTGGGTCAACGATCTTCCGGGAACGTTTCAACAAATATTGAATCTATTGCGAGAGGACGGCGTTTTTATTGGCGCTCTCTTTGCCGTTGATACGCTATTTGAATTGCGCTGCGCTTTCCAATTGGCCGAAGAAGCAATGcgcgggggcgtggccgcCCGCGTGTCACCTTTTACGGATATGCAAGACGTTGGATCTCTTCTATCGCGTGCCGGATTTGtcatgacgacgatcgacgtcgatgaaatCGTTGTGAATTATCCGACGATGCGTGCTCTGATGAAAGACTTGCAGTGCATGGGCGAGAGCAATGCCGCGTGGACGCGATCCAATTACATATCGAAGTCGGTTCTTCGTGAAGCCGAGACGATATATAAGTCCATGTATGGGATTGAGGAGGATGGCAGTTCCATTCCAGCGACGTATCGTGTACTGCACATGATAGGTTGGAAACCGGGGGGAAATCAGTGGCAAGCAGCTGAACGGGGATCAGGAACCGTTTCTCTAAAAGACGTATTAGAAAAGTGA
- the LOC136197442 gene encoding microtubule-associated protein RP/EB family member 3-like, which yields MTAVNVHYTGTSDKGWSRHELLGWVNDCLQLNYTKVEEMGNGAAYCQFMHMLFPEARLQLKKVKMDAKLEHQYIDNFKFLQASFKKMGVDKVVPIDKLVKKKPLDNLEFLQWFKKFFDANYQGADYNPTLARSGESPALSAGHPPTGRSLPKRKPVGGGLTKKTVAKSSTSRAGPTTTTTSMTTTTVVSSKMASELQEMRARLEEAQTELKAIENERDFYFGKLRDIEELCQEHEGEETMAIKGVKEILYATEDGFEPPAEDQEAKNEEEEEEEQEEY from the exons ATGACGGCGGTTAACGTTCACTACACCGGCACTTCGGACAAGGGCTGGAGCCGGCACGAACTCTTGGGATGGGTCAACGATTGCTTACAGCTAAACTACACGAAAGTCGAAGAAATGGGCAACG GTGCCGCTTATTGCCAGTTCATGCACATGCTTTTCCCCG AGGCACGACTGCAATTgaaaaaagtaaaaatgGATGCCAAGCTCGAACATCAGTACATCGACAATTTCAAATTCCTGCAAGcatctttcaaaaaaatggGCGTGGACAAA GTCGTTCCCATTGACAAACTCGTCAAGAAAAAGCCACTCGACAACCTGGAATTCCTCCAATGGTTCAAGAAATTCTTCGATGCAAATTACCAGGGTGCGGATTATAATCCGACCCTCGCTCGAAGCGGCGAATCGCCCGCATTGTCAGCTGGACATCCTCCGACCGGTCGATCTCTTCCCAAGCGCAAACCAg TAGGTGGCGGGCTCACTAAGAAAACCGTGGCCAAATCGTCTACGTCTCGCGCTGGTCCAACGAcaacaacgacgtcgatgactaCGACAACAGTGGTATCATCCAAAATGGCTTCTGAG CTTCAGGAAATGAGGGCCCGTCTCGAAGAGGCGCAGACCGAGTTGAAAGCAATTGAAAACGAGCGAGATTTCTATTTTGGAAAATTGCGTGACATCGAGGAACTTTGCCAGGAGCATGAAGGCGAGGAAACCATGGCAATCAAGGGCGTGAAGGAGATACTGTATGCCACTGag GATGGATTTGAACCTCCAGCCGAAGATCAAGAGGCaaagaacgaagaagaagaagaagaagaacaggaGGAATATTAG